One window from the genome of Candidatus Lernaella stagnicola encodes:
- a CDS encoding NifB/NifX family molybdenum-iron cluster-binding protein, with the protein MNALRVCIGSNDGVHIAPTHMGDTGEFFIYDVFAQRDAKFIDARTNVAIDMEHASGEKMKMIIGILSDVDVFIANKDSPNFRRIAANTKHEPIVVKAQTVVEALRLIQKSFREIERMVAQRQSAARSVETRELSLDA; encoded by the coding sequence ATGAACGCACTGCGTGTATGTATTGGTAGTAACGATGGTGTCCACATCGCGCCGACCCACATGGGGGATACCGGAGAGTTTTTTATTTACGACGTGTTTGCGCAGCGTGACGCGAAATTCATCGACGCCCGAACCAACGTAGCCATCGACATGGAACACGCCAGTGGCGAAAAGATGAAGATGATCATTGGCATCTTGAGCGACGTTGACGTCTTTATCGCCAACAAAGACAGCCCCAATTTTCGACGTATCGCAGCCAACACCAAGCACGAGCCGATTGTCGTCAAGGCGCAAACGGTCGTCGAGGCGCTCCGGCTGATCCAGAAGTCATTTCGCGAGATTGAGCGCATGGTTGCCCAACGACAAAGCGCCGCACGATCGGTCGAAACCCGGGAATTAAGCCTCGATGCATGA
- a CDS encoding alpha/beta fold hydrolase, whose product MIGKAHETTVRDTTITWGEMGDGYPLVLLHGILDSHRAWRRVAPQLARHFRVLMPDLPGHGYSGRPDAPYTLTWYADVIAAWMEAVGVEKAHICGHSYGGGVAQWMVLEQRERIDRLALVSAGGLGRGVAPGMRFATFPMLGPLLTPSVMRLALPTFLRLTPALFGYMEPEEQERYIAMRRIPGSDMAFRRTVGEVINFFGQYMQTIQRVDEVEEMPPVAIFWGAKDPVIPVRHGKDATAQSEGITLTVYKGCGHSCHLDAPERFATDLTDFLLDPNRRPARFLASSRKTWLKSLFGPR is encoded by the coding sequence ATGATCGGCAAGGCTCATGAGACCACGGTCCGCGACACCACGATCACCTGGGGAGAGATGGGCGATGGCTATCCGCTCGTGCTCCTGCACGGCATCCTGGACTCTCACCGCGCCTGGAGGCGGGTGGCGCCCCAACTCGCCCGGCACTTCCGCGTCTTAATGCCCGACCTGCCCGGTCACGGCTACTCCGGGCGGCCCGACGCGCCGTACACATTGACCTGGTACGCCGATGTGATAGCTGCCTGGATGGAGGCCGTCGGCGTCGAGAAGGCGCATATCTGCGGTCACTCCTACGGCGGCGGCGTCGCCCAGTGGATGGTGTTGGAACAGCGGGAACGGATCGACCGTTTGGCGCTGGTGTCGGCGGGCGGTCTGGGGCGCGGGGTTGCGCCGGGCATGAGGTTCGCCACCTTTCCGATGCTGGGGCCGCTACTCACACCCTCGGTGATGCGCCTCGCCCTTCCCACTTTTCTGCGGCTCACGCCCGCCCTGTTCGGCTACATGGAACCCGAGGAGCAGGAACGGTACATCGCGATGAGGCGTATCCCAGGTTCCGACATGGCGTTTCGGCGAACGGTCGGAGAGGTCATCAACTTCTTCGGGCAGTACATGCAGACCATCCAACGGGTCGACGAAGTTGAGGAAATGCCGCCGGTCGCCATCTTTTGGGGAGCGAAGGACCCCGTCATCCCGGTTCGCCACGGCAAGGATGCCACCGCCCAGTCGGAGGGCATCACCCTCACCGTTTACAAGGGGTGCGGTCACAGTTGCCACCTGGACGCGCCGGAGCGCTTCGCCACGGACCTGACGGATTTTCTGCTGGACCCCAACCGGCGACCCGCGCGCTTTCTTGCATCATCCCGGAAAACGTGGCTCAAGAGCCTGTTCGGGCCGCGTTAG
- a CDS encoding cellulase family glycosylhydrolase, translating into MALARKITLPVLLLILVLCLIALAGCGDEDDDDDFAADDDDDNDDDDDTTPPGPFDPPWLQARMGDQAGIFDELGRQVLLRGVNFNHLGDYFETDPSLPTVSELSAEDWDDAAALGHNVVRLVTTWSAWEPDRDQIDMAYLDRVRAAVEEAKARDMYVVIDMHQDA; encoded by the coding sequence ATGGCCCTTGCTCGCAAAATCACGTTGCCTGTCCTTTTGCTCATCCTTGTGCTTTGCCTGATCGCGCTTGCCGGATGCGGCGACGAGGATGACGATGACGATTTCGCGGCCGACGATGATGATGACAATGATGACGACGATGACACAACCCCGCCGGGACCGTTCGATCCACCCTGGCTGCAGGCGCGCATGGGTGATCAAGCCGGTATTTTTGATGAACTGGGCCGGCAGGTTCTGTTGCGGGGCGTCAACTTTAACCACCTGGGCGACTACTTCGAAACCGATCCTTCCCTGCCGACCGTATCCGAGCTGAGCGCCGAAGATTGGGACGATGCGGCCGCGCTGGGCCACAACGTCGTGCGACTGGTCACGACCTGGTCGGCCTGGGAGCCGGACCGCGACCAGATCGACATGGCCTATTTGGACCGCGTTCGCGCCGCCGTCGAAGAAGCCAAGGCCCGCGACATGTACGTGGTCATCGACATGCACCAGGATGCCTAG
- a CDS encoding cellulase family glycosylhydrolase, with translation MFTPADEVCPPGSGHQKGWDGAPLWATFTDDQPTCNSAGGREACPAVKRAWENFYANREGVRDELVELWGFIAAEFAFDSGVAGFDLLNEPGSGDSLINTFTGLTQLTRDAIAAIRQAEATAGAPGHIIFFEQGYAGMPVAFDLGDDNLVFAPHNYAESIGPSFDGLLELMFLYYNVMSRLYAAPLWIGEYNKFSDQESNDAWLTRYAQLEDQWLQDGGTWWQWEQECGDPHNTMWPPTPEWLEEQVERCGDARFDIRVCMNRGYPRAAPGRLTSLNAVPCDGPVSVAGTTGQPGEADLWVPSQSEDEPVVTGTGIGAFDAVKVVGGWRVFVAVDGDYAIDVSVEQKNQ, from the coding sequence GTGTTTACCCCGGCCGACGAGGTGTGCCCGCCGGGTAGCGGACATCAAAAAGGCTGGGATGGTGCTCCTCTTTGGGCCACTTTTACCGACGACCAACCGACGTGCAATTCCGCCGGCGGTCGCGAAGCATGCCCCGCCGTAAAGCGCGCCTGGGAAAATTTCTACGCCAACCGTGAGGGTGTTCGCGATGAACTCGTGGAACTGTGGGGCTTTATTGCCGCCGAATTCGCTTTCGACTCGGGAGTGGCCGGTTTCGACCTGCTCAACGAACCCGGCAGCGGCGACAGTCTGATCAACACCTTCACCGGTTTGACCCAATTGACGCGAGACGCAATTGCCGCCATTCGTCAGGCCGAGGCGACGGCCGGCGCGCCGGGCCATATCATATTTTTTGAGCAGGGTTATGCCGGAATGCCGGTGGCTTTCGACTTGGGAGACGACAATCTCGTCTTCGCGCCGCACAACTATGCCGAGTCCATCGGCCCCTCTTTCGACGGCCTGCTCGAATTGATGTTCCTTTACTACAACGTGATGAGCAGACTCTACGCCGCCCCGCTGTGGATCGGTGAGTACAACAAGTTCAGCGACCAAGAAAGCAACGACGCCTGGCTCACCCGTTACGCCCAGTTGGAAGATCAATGGCTGCAAGACGGCGGTACCTGGTGGCAATGGGAGCAAGAATGCGGCGACCCGCACAACACAATGTGGCCGCCGACGCCGGAATGGCTTGAAGAGCAAGTCGAGCGATGCGGCGATGCGCGTTTCGATATTCGCGTGTGCATGAATCGCGGTTACCCTCGCGCCGCACCCGGTCGTTTGACAAGTTTGAATGCCGTTCCCTGCGATGGGCCCGTAAGCGTGGCTGGAACGACCGGGCAACCGGGCGAAGCCGACTTGTGGGTACCCTCACAGTCGGAAGACGAGCCCGTCGTCACCGGAACGGGCATCGGTGCTTTCGACGCCGTGAAAGTGGTTGGTGGCTGGCGTGTGTTCGTGGCGGTGGATGGCGACTATGCGATCGACGTGAGTGTTGAGCAGAAAAACCAATGA